Proteins encoded together in one Peribacillus asahii window:
- a CDS encoding RecQ family ATP-dependent DNA helicase yields MNSLEEILEHYFGFTEFRPGQKEVISSLLAGQHLLAMLPTGTGKSLCYQLPTYALKKPTLIVSPLLSLMQDQAEQLKVRGEKRVLTFNSFLTLQQKKEALSQLSSFRFIFISPEMLALDYVIGAIQQIEIGLFVIDEAHCISQWGYDFRPDYLNLGEARQKLGEPLTLALTATATEEVRKDIIEKLEIKDMKQIVSTVNRHNIALFVEKLSRYEEKLERLVQLVQQFSGSGIIYFSSKKAAESVSEYLHNQGVNRIAYYHGGMEADQRMLIQQQFITGQLQIICATSAFGMGVNKPDIRFVIHFHLPATMESYVQEIGRAGRDGEQSAAVLLYSDGDEGLPLHLMEQQLPTDSQIEGVHAELLKSGEGMMDILKPMQEQLCHQFSLNEVQFRMIAQFLATKQDVAKPIELFKQYCYTRKSRHAQKLEQLLQWVRDSTCRRLGIVQYFEENQAVDNPVCCDCCGMAIEQVMERWPPIVERQQANSFYWKRELASILSIKGTEE; encoded by the coding sequence AGTGATTTCTTCCTTATTAGCAGGACAACATCTATTGGCCATGCTGCCAACGGGTACAGGTAAATCTTTATGCTATCAATTGCCTACTTATGCCTTAAAGAAACCGACATTAATTGTCTCGCCATTATTATCTTTAATGCAAGATCAAGCGGAACAGCTCAAAGTGAGAGGCGAGAAAAGGGTATTAACATTTAACTCTTTTTTAACCCTTCAGCAAAAGAAGGAGGCACTTAGTCAATTATCTTCGTTTCGATTTATTTTTATATCACCTGAAATGCTGGCGTTAGATTATGTAATCGGGGCGATTCAACAAATTGAAATCGGGTTATTTGTTATTGATGAGGCACATTGTATTTCGCAATGGGGCTATGATTTTAGACCGGATTATTTAAACTTAGGAGAAGCTCGACAAAAGCTGGGGGAACCATTAACGCTCGCTTTGACAGCTACAGCAACAGAAGAAGTTCGAAAGGATATTATTGAAAAGCTTGAGATAAAGGATATGAAACAAATCGTTTCGACTGTTAATCGACATAATATTGCACTGTTTGTGGAGAAGCTGTCTCGTTATGAGGAGAAGTTAGAACGGTTGGTACAGCTTGTTCAACAGTTTTCAGGCAGTGGCATTATTTATTTTTCTTCTAAGAAGGCAGCGGAGTCCGTAAGTGAATATTTGCACAATCAAGGAGTCAATCGAATTGCTTATTATCACGGAGGAATGGAAGCAGATCAAAGAATGCTCATACAGCAACAATTTATTACGGGTCAATTGCAGATAATTTGTGCAACAAGTGCTTTTGGAATGGGAGTTAATAAACCAGATATACGGTTTGTCATCCATTTTCATTTGCCGGCGACAATGGAATCGTATGTACAAGAAATTGGAAGGGCAGGTCGTGATGGAGAACAAAGTGCTGCTGTTTTATTATATAGTGATGGAGATGAGGGACTGCCATTACATTTGATGGAGCAACAGCTTCCAACAGATTCTCAAATAGAAGGTGTACATGCAGAGCTTTTGAAGAGTGGCGAGGGCATGATGGACATATTAAAGCCTATGCAGGAGCAACTGTGTCATCAATTTTCTTTAAATGAAGTTCAGTTTCGAATGATTGCTCAGTTTTTGGCAACAAAGCAGGATGTAGCGAAGCCGATTGAGTTGTTTAAACAGTATTGTTATACGCGAAAAAGCAGGCATGCGCAGAAGCTGGAGCAGTTATTGCAATGGGTTAGAGACTCAACTTGTCGACGCCTAGGGATTGTGCAGTACTTCGAAGAGAATCAGGCTGTTGACAATCCAGTTTGTTGCGATTGCTGCGGCATGGCGATTGAGCAAGTCATGGAACGATGGCCTCCTATTGTTGAACGACAACAAGCGAACTCTTTTTATTGGAAAAGGGAGTTAGCTTCTATTTTATCCATTAAAGGAACAGAGGAATGA